One stretch of Zingiber officinale cultivar Zhangliang chromosome 6B, Zo_v1.1, whole genome shotgun sequence DNA includes these proteins:
- the LOC121993268 gene encoding probable inactive histone-lysine N-methyltransferase SUVR2, translating to MAPVPAKAMAALNAMKAIGIPMQTAKLVLKKLLKVYDNNWEHIEAENYRVLADAILDMQESESKDMGSMGKNDVASNEPEPLKKRTRNRKEANDPGPAVISSDAAAEPSLKRPKLEGDVTSEAYPETRRDELANSMIHKGKIVETSLPEARSELVYSKNNRGKTVESELPEIELRKDQAVYSRNHKGKTVTETSSQPTSFVEAPEKLSTPPLSKKQWTTETLLPQIYDSHRRTGQTSSLMNSRVTRSQIRGFEACSGPDQTGNFSSVPIMPKDEPRDDDIPLCETPIAVIPPPRPISSHDVGEASHQHSSKSPILQKIVVRDGTHDEQNEKDKENLLDNTCNKGSPSKILSVQGSSSVNVNAGSSDLGDVKLSFWYNSDRPDFHVPNLEDVYKLVEDKCLRSFKILQPSFSIKNLMNEMCQCFLELGSETTDNDQENFVQINSLLDSLKKPVTPTVCMPASSDCFLGPTLSGGFQDRSGPSHCHNDAENNQNGTSKKRKKPGFSQSAKDTSQGLAMVQQPQYQLAEFRPLHDVDDISKGEERVQIPVVNEITTDKYPPSFNYIPRNIVYQSAYLNFSLARIGDEDCCADCFNDCLAAPIPCSCARETAGDFAYTTQGVVKREFLDECISMYREPEKHHKFYCPDCPIERSKNEISPEPCKGHLVRKFIKECWSKCGCSMHCGNRLVQRGITRNLQVFRTSEEKGWGLRTLDELPRGAFVCEYVGEVLTNMELYDRTMQTTGNAKHTYPVLLDADWGSEGTLKDEEALCLDATFYGNVARFINHRCCDANLIEIPVEIETPDHHYYHLAFFTTRKVEPLEELTWDYGIDFDDDHHPIKAFKCRCGSRLCRDNKRRRTRSRASAR from the exons ATGGCTCCGGTTCCTGCAAAAGCTATGGCAGCACTGAATGCAATGAAGGCCATCGGGATACCTATGCAAACAGCTAAACTGGTTTTGAAGAAGCTTCTTAAGGTTTATGATAATAACTGGGAGCACATTGAAGCTGAGAACTACAGAGTTCTCGCTGATGCTATACTAGACATGCAAGAGTCAGAATCAAAG GATATGGGCAGTATGGGTAAGAATGATGTTGCTAGTAACGAACCTGAGCCTCtgaagaaaagaacaagaaataGGAAAGAAGCCAATGACCCTGGGCCAGCAGTGATTAGCTCTGATGCAGCTGCAGAGCCTTCACTTAAAAGGCCAAAATTAGAAGGAGATGTTACTTCTGAAGCCTATCCTGAAACAAGAAGAGATGAGCTAGCTAATTCAATGATCCACAAAGGGAAAATAGTTGAAACTTCATTGCCTGAAGCCCGTTCTGAGTTAGTTTACTCAAAGAATAACAGAGGAAAAACAGTTGAATCAGAATTGCCTGAAATAGAACTTAGAAAAGATCAAGCAGTTTACTCAAGGAACCACAAAGGCAAAACAGTCACAGAAACATCATCTCAGCCTACTTCTTTTGTAGAAGCACCTGAGAAATTGTCAACGCCGCCATTGTCTAAGAAGCAATGGACAACTGAGACCTTGTTACCTCAGATATATGATAGTCACAGAAGGACTGGCCAAACTTCATCTCTTATGAATTCTAGAGTGACAAGATCTCAAATACGAGGATTCGAAGCTTGTTCTGGTCCAGATCAAACTG GTAACTTTTCTTCTGTTCCAATCATGCCTAAAGATGAACCACGTGATGATGACATACCATTATGTGAGACTCCTATTGCAGTGATACCCCCTCCTCGGCCCATTTCTTCTCATGATGTTG GTGAAGCAAGTCATCAACATTCTTCGAAGAGTCCTATTTTGCAGAAAATTGTTGTTCGAGATGGAACACATGATGAACAAAATGAGAAGGATAAAGAAAACCTCCTAGATAACACATGCAACAAAGGGTCCCCATCCAAAATCTTGTCAGTTCAGGGCTCATCTTCTGTCAATGTCAATGCTGGTTCATCAGATCTAGGGGATGTAAAACTATCATTTTGGTACAATTCTGATCGACCCGATTTCCATGTGCCAAATTTGGAGGATGTTTACAAGCTAGTGGAGGACAAATGTCTGAGATCATTTAAGATTCTGCAACCTAGCTTCTCCATTAAAAACCTTATGAATGAGATGTGCCAATGTTTTTTAGAACTAGGTTCTGAAACAACTGACAATGATCAGGAAAATTTTGTACAGATAAATTCTTTGCTCGATTCACTCAAGAAACCTGTGACGCCTACTGTGTGCATGCCCGCAAGTTCAGATTGTTTCTTAGGTCCAACACTGTCTGGTGGTTTTCAGGATAGATCTGGTCCATCTCACTGTCATAATGATGCCGAGAATAATCAAAATGGGACgagtaagaaaagaaagaaacctGGATTTTCTCAATCTGCAAAGGATACATCACAGGGTTTGGCCATGGTTCAACAACCACAATATCAACTTGCAGAATTTAGGCCGCTCCATGATGTGGATGACATATCTAAAGGTGAAGAAAGAGTGCAAATACCAGTGGTAAATGAAATCACAACTGATAAGTATCCACCATCTTTTAATTACATACCACGAAACATTGTGTACCAAAGTGCATATCTGAATTTTTCTCTTGCTCGAATTGGAGATGAGGACTGTTGTGCTGACTGTTTCAATGATTGTTTGGCTGCACCAATTCCTTGTTCATGTGCAAGAGAAACAGCAGGTGATTTTGCCTATACAACACAGGGGGTTGTAAAAAGGGAATTCTTGGATGAGTGTATTTCGATGTATCGTGAACCAGAGAAGCACCACAAGTTTTATTGTCCAGATTGCCCTATAGAAAGATCCAAGAATGAAATTTCACCAGAGCCATGCAAAGGACATTTGGTTAGGAAATTCATTAAAGAATGTTGGAGCAAATGTGGCTGCAGCATGCATTGTGGCAATCGTCTGGTACAGAGAGGCATTACACGCAATTTGCAG GTATTTCGTACATCTGAGGAAAAGGGATGGGGTTTGAGAACGCTTGATGAATTGCCTAGGGGTGCATTTGTATGTGAATATGTTGGGGAAGTACTGACAAACATGGAGCTCTATGACAGGACAATGCAAACAACTGGCAATGCAAAACATACATATCCTGTGCTACTTGATGCTGATTGGGGATCTGAAGGTACACTTAAGGATGAAGAAGCACTTTGTTTGGATGCAACGTTTTATGGTAATGTGGCAAGGTTTATTAACCATAG ATGCTGCGATGCCAATCTGATTGAAATTCCAGTTGAAATAGAAACGCCAGATCATCATTATTACCAT CTTGCTTTTTTTACAACTAGAAAAGTGGAACCTTTGGAAGAATTGACATGG GATTATGGCATTGATTTTGATGATGATCATCACCCAATCAAGGCATTTAAATGTAGATGTGGAAGCAGACTTTGCAGAGATAATAAACGCCGAA